The following is a genomic window from Bacteroidia bacterium.
ACGGGACGTGAAGCATCGCCCAGAGAGCATAGCGCAACAGCGTCTGTCTTCTCGCGTCCCTGTTCAGCACCGCCACGTAGATTCCCTTCGCAGCGGTGTTGCTCATCATCGCCAGCAGGATCGGCAGCACCATTGTCGCAACGTGGGTCTGCTCCTGCACGAGACTCACGATAAAGGGATCGATGTCCACTAAACCCACAATCACCGCTAAAAACAGCAGTCCTGCCGCTCCGAAGCTTTCGCGTGCCAATGAGGTGCCGATGATGAGCAGGACGAACACCGCGGCAAATATGAGGGCGGGACGCAGTTCAAAGGGATTGCGCAGTGTCGCCAGATGTGCCGGATCGGTCTGTACCCTGCTCTTCCCAGGCTGCATCGCGAGCAGCGCACCCGCAACAGCCAGCAAGGCACAGCGCCACCACAGCGAAACTCCGACCACGGGATTGATCGCCCACACAATGACCAGGATGCGAACGTACATCACTGCGCCGGCCAGCATGGCCATGCGGAGGGCTTGAAAGGAAAGTTCCGGCGCGCGCTGCGCGATGCGTCCGGCCGCGATGCTCACCGCCGTACTGGACACGATACCACCGAGCAGACCGGAGAGCCATAATCCCATTCTGTCTCCCAGGCGCTTTGTGAGCACATAGCCGACGAAGCCCAGCGAGGACACGAGAATCACAATTTGCCATACGCGCACAGGATTGATACCGAAACGCGTGTACCCGCGGTCAGGAAGCGCGGGGAGAATGATGGCCGTGATGAGGAGGAATTTCAGTACGGCAAGAAACTCGGCCTTGTCCAGCCGGTCCACGAAATGCTCCAGCTCCCCTTTTTCGGACAAAAGCATCGTACTGACGACGCCGAGGGTGATGGGGACCCACACATCGGTGAGAAGAGCGAGCGTTCCGGTCACGAACGTCAGCATCGCCGCGATCTCGCTCGTCCAGCCCACACGTCCCTCGCGTACTTTGGCGATGTAGCCCATCAGAGCGATAGCGCCGACGGAGAGCATGCCCACCGGTAACGCATACACGGCGCCGATGGAATAGAGCCAGGCACAGGCAAAACCGTAGAGACTGATGATGGTGTAGGTCCGCACACCGGCGAACACCTTCCCCGTCGCACGATCGGCGCCCGAGCTTTCCCGCTCAAGACCGATCAGTAAGCCCAGACCCAGGGCCACGACGAAGCGCAACTCCTGTGTCCATTCAATGCCGCCCATGACGGCCTCCTTGTGCTATTCGAGCAGGGCCCGGACGCGCGCGAGATTTTTCTCGGCTTCCGCGCGGAAACGCGGATCAACGCCCGGTGTGTCGATGATCTTTTGATACATTTCCACCGCAAGCGCGGGGCGCGACAACTCTTCATAGGCACGACCCGCCATATAGTAGGAACTCGCCGACCAGTCAATTTCCGTTTTACCGATGACGAGATACGGCACCTTCAGAAACTCGAGCGCTGCCTGATTGAAGTCACCTTTGTAGAAATAACTCTCGCCGATGTAGTAGCGGATTTCCGCTTGATCGTCCGGGGCGGCCTCGGAAAGGAGACTCTCGAGATGCGTAATCGCTCTGTCAAAGTAGCGCAACTGATAGTAGTACACACCGAGATTCACCTTCTTGCGAAATGCCGTGGGATCCTCGGGCCAGGTTTCGATGAATTTCCGCGTCATTTCGGCGGCGGCATCGTTCACGCTGAGTCCCTCGTACGCCTTGATCAATCCATTCAGCGCTTCCTTGAGCACGGCGTCGGGAACGCTCCCGGCGTCCACGACACTTTTGAACTGCGTGGCCGCTTCCTGATAATTTTCCGCGCGCATGCTCATGCGGGCAAGCGACATCATCGCTTCCACGGCCGCTTCGGTGCGCGGGTATTTCTTAACAACATCATTGAACTGCTTGACTGCATCGCTGTTTTTGCTCTGGGCCTCCAGCGTTTTCCCGAGCCAGAACATACCGAGGGCCGCCAGGTCGGGCAAATCGCTGTCCTCGACGTCGTCGAAGAAATCGGCTGCCTTTCGGTAGTCGCTCTGCCGGAAGTAAAGCTTTCCTTTTTCCAGAGCGAATTCATCCTTTGCAGCTTCGAGGCCGGAATGGGCGGAAAGGAAGTCCGCCGCCGCTTTGTCGGCATCCTGCAGCTTGCCGGCCCGGTAGAGAGACACGAC
Proteins encoded in this region:
- a CDS encoding DUF4010 domain-containing protein, producing the protein MGGIEWTQELRFVVALGLGLLIGLERESSGADRATGKVFAGVRTYTIISLYGFACAWLYSIGAVYALPVGMLSVGAIALMGYIAKVREGRVGWTSEIAAMLTFVTGTLALLTDVWVPITLGVVSTMLLSEKGELEHFVDRLDKAEFLAVLKFLLITAIILPALPDRGYTRFGINPVRVWQIVILVSSLGFVGYVLTKRLGDRMGLWLSGLLGGIVSSTAVSIAAGRIAQRAPELSFQALRMAMLAGAVMYVRILVIVWAINPVVGVSLWWRCALLAVAGALLAMQPGKSRVQTDPAHLATLRNPFELRPALIFAAVFVLLIIGTSLARESFGAAGLLFLAVIVGLVDIDPFIVSLVQEQTHVATMVLPILLAMMSNTAAKGIYVAVLNRDARRQTLLRYALWAMLHVPLLLW